A single region of the Anoplolepis gracilipes chromosome 1, ASM4749672v1, whole genome shotgun sequence genome encodes:
- the LOC140666355 gene encoding chymotrypsin inhibitor-like has product MSRSFVLFVVVGVLLTISITAAQQCPENQEWTTCGSACPPSCSPSNQTCTLQCIEGCQCKKDFLLNANGQCVSHTEC; this is encoded by the exons ATGTCTCGCAGTTTCGTATTGTTCGTAGTGGTCGGAGTGCTTCTCACAATCA gcATAACTGCTGCACAACAATGCCCAGAAAATCAGGAATGGACTACTTGCGGATCAGCATGTCCACCATCGTGCAGTCCATCTAATCAAACCTGCACTTTg CAATGCATTGAAGGATGCcaatgtaaaaaagatttcttattGAATGCTAATGGACAATGCGTGAGCCACACAgagtgttaa